In the Flavobacterium acetivorans genome, one interval contains:
- a CDS encoding acyl-CoA dehydrogenase family protein, translated as MSDVTRGGQFLVKETKCENIFTPEDFNEEQLMMRDSVKEFVDKELWPNKDRFEKKDYAFTEESMKKAGDLGFLSVAVPEAYGGMGMGFVNTVLVCDYISGATGSFSTAFGAHTGIGTMPITLYGTEEQKQKYVPKLATGEWFGAYCLTEPGAGSDANSGKTKAVLSEDGKYYSITGQKMWISNAGFCSLFIVFARIGDDKNITGFIVENTADNGISMNEEEHKLGIRASSTRQVFFNETKVPVENMLSERGNGFKIAMNALNVGRIKLAAACLDAQRRVISGSAKYANERIQFNTPIAQFGAIRYKLAEMATSCYAGESATYRAAKDIEDRIIAREAEGSTHQEAELKGVEEYAIECSILKVAVSEDIQNCADEGIQIFGGMGFSEDTPMESAWRDARIARIYEGTNEINRMLSVGMLIKKAMKGHVDLLGPASKVQEELMGIPSFDTPDYSELFAEEKEMIGKLKKAFLMVAGGAVQKYGPDLEGHQQLLMAASDILIEIYMAESTILRTEKLAKKEGEDKVQEQIAMAKLYLYKAVDIVTQKGKESVISFAEGDEQRMMLMGLRRFTKYTNMPNIVGLREIITTKIVAENEYCF; from the coding sequence ATGAGCGACGTAACCAGAGGAGGTCAATTCCTTGTAAAAGAAACTAAGTGCGAAAACATCTTCACTCCAGAAGATTTCAATGAAGAACAATTAATGATGCGCGACTCTGTAAAAGAGTTTGTCGATAAAGAATTGTGGCCTAACAAAGATCGTTTTGAGAAAAAGGACTACGCTTTTACCGAAGAGTCTATGAAAAAAGCTGGAGATCTAGGCTTTTTAAGCGTAGCTGTTCCTGAGGCTTACGGCGGAATGGGAATGGGCTTTGTAAACACCGTTTTAGTTTGCGATTATATTTCTGGAGCTACAGGTTCGTTTTCAACAGCTTTTGGAGCACACACCGGAATTGGAACTATGCCAATCACCTTATACGGAACGGAAGAACAAAAACAAAAATACGTACCTAAATTAGCTACTGGCGAATGGTTTGGTGCTTATTGTTTGACAGAACCGGGTGCCGGATCTGATGCAAATTCCGGAAAAACGAAAGCGGTTTTATCTGAAGACGGAAAATATTATTCGATTACAGGTCAAAAAATGTGGATTTCGAATGCAGGATTCTGTTCTCTATTTATTGTTTTTGCCCGAATTGGGGATGATAAAAATATCACGGGATTCATTGTAGAAAATACCGCTGATAACGGAATTTCTATGAATGAAGAAGAACACAAACTAGGTATCCGTGCTTCTTCTACTCGTCAGGTTTTCTTTAATGAAACCAAAGTTCCGGTTGAAAACATGCTTTCTGAAAGAGGAAATGGATTTAAAATTGCCATGAATGCGTTGAACGTAGGCCGCATCAAATTAGCCGCAGCTTGTTTAGATGCACAACGCAGAGTGATTTCCGGTTCAGCTAAATATGCCAATGAAAGAATCCAATTTAACACTCCTATTGCTCAATTTGGAGCCATTCGTTACAAACTAGCCGAAATGGCAACGAGTTGTTATGCGGGAGAAAGTGCTACTTATCGTGCTGCAAAAGATATAGAAGATCGAATTATTGCCCGCGAAGCTGAAGGCTCTACACATCAGGAAGCAGAATTGAAAGGGGTTGAAGAATATGCTATTGAATGTTCTATTCTAAAAGTAGCTGTTTCTGAAGACATTCAAAACTGTGCTGATGAAGGAATCCAAATCTTTGGAGGAATGGGATTCTCAGAAGACACACCAATGGAAAGTGCTTGGAGAGATGCCAGAATTGCCCGTATTTACGAAGGAACAAACGAAATCAACAGAATGCTATCTGTTGGTATGCTTATCAAAAAAGCCATGAAAGGCCATGTTGATTTGCTAGGACCAGCTTCTAAAGTTCAAGAAGAATTGATGGGAATTCCTTCATTTGACACTCCTGATTATTCTGAATTATTTGCAGAAGAGAAAGAAATGATTGGAAAACTGAAAAAAGCATTCTTAATGGTTGCCGGAGGTGCTGTACAAAAATACGGTCCAGATTTAGAAGGACACCAACAATTATTAATGGCGGCTTCGGATATATTAATTGAAATTTATATGGCTGAAAGTACCATCCTTAGAACGGAAAAACTAGCCAAGAAAGAAGGCGAAGACAAAGTACAAGAACAAATTGCTATGGCTAAACTTTATTTATACAAAGCTGTGGACATTGTGACTCAAAAAGGAAAGGAAAGTGTCATTTCATTTGCCGAAGGCGACGAACAACGCATGATGCTAATGGGCTTGAGACGTTTCACAAAATACACCAACATGCCAAATATTGTTGGATTAAGAGAAATTATTACGACTAAAATAGTCGCCGAAAACGAATATTGCTTTTAA
- a CDS encoding four helix bundle protein, translating to MKHNFKNLKIWVLSMEITSDIHKLCLTFPKSEMYGLTSQMNRCSVSMPSNIAEGSNRGNKHFQQYLNISLGSSFELQTQLLIASQNDYLSKEKTEEIENKIIEFQKMTTGFISKLNTSLSS from the coding sequence ATGAAACACAATTTTAAGAATCTAAAAATTTGGGTTTTATCAATGGAAATAACATCAGACATACACAAATTATGTTTGACATTTCCAAAGAGCGAAATGTATGGGTTAACAAGTCAAATGAATAGATGTTCAGTATCAATGCCTTCAAATATAGCAGAAGGTTCTAATAGAGGAAATAAACACTTTCAACAATATTTGAATATTAGCTTAGGTTCTTCATTCGAATTACAGACACAGTTATTGATAGCCAGTCAAAACGATTATCTATCAAAGGAAAAAACAGAAGAAATAGAAAACAAAATAATTGAATTTCAAAAGATGACAACTGGGTTCATAAGTAAGCTAAACACTAGTCTTTCTTCTTGA
- a CDS encoding acetyl-CoA C-acyltransferase, with product MKTAYIVKAYRTAVGKAPKGVFRFKRPDELAAETIQYMMNELPDFDKTRIDDVMVGNAMPEAEQGLNVARLISLMGLKIEDVPGVTVNRYCASGIETIGMATAKIQSGMAHCIIAGGAESMSFIPMGGYKPTPDYAVAKAGNEDYYWGMGLTAEAVAKQYNVSREDQDEFAYHSHMKALKAQAEGKFDKQIVPITVEQTFINENGKKETKSYVVNKDEGPRAGTSKEALAGLRAVFAADGSVTAGNSSQMSDGAAFVLVMSEEMVKELNLEPIARLVNFASAGVEPRIMGIGPVKAIPKALKQAGLQLKDIDLIELNEAFASQSLAVIRELDLNPDIVNVNGGAIALGHPLGCTGAKLSVQLFDEMKRRDSKYGIVTMCVGTGQGTAGIYELL from the coding sequence ATGAAAACAGCCTATATAGTTAAAGCATACAGAACCGCCGTTGGTAAAGCGCCAAAAGGAGTTTTTAGATTTAAAAGACCTGATGAGTTGGCAGCCGAAACCATTCAATATATGATGAATGAGTTGCCTGACTTTGACAAAACGCGTATTGATGACGTGATGGTGGGAAATGCCATGCCGGAAGCAGAACAAGGTTTGAACGTAGCTCGTTTGATCTCTTTGATGGGATTAAAAATCGAGGACGTTCCTGGGGTAACCGTAAACCGTTACTGTGCGTCTGGTATAGAAACAATTGGGATGGCTACAGCCAAAATCCAATCAGGAATGGCACATTGTATTATTGCAGGTGGAGCCGAAAGTATGAGTTTTATTCCAATGGGCGGCTACAAACCCACTCCGGATTATGCTGTTGCAAAAGCTGGAAACGAAGACTACTACTGGGGAATGGGATTAACAGCCGAAGCCGTTGCGAAACAATACAATGTTTCCAGAGAAGATCAAGATGAGTTTGCTTATCATTCGCACATGAAAGCCTTGAAAGCACAAGCAGAAGGTAAATTTGACAAACAAATCGTTCCAATTACCGTTGAGCAAACGTTCATCAACGAAAATGGAAAAAAGGAAACTAAATCCTATGTGGTTAACAAAGACGAAGGTCCAAGAGCAGGAACATCTAAAGAAGCCTTAGCGGGTCTTAGAGCCGTATTTGCAGCCGATGGAAGTGTCACTGCTGGAAACTCTTCGCAAATGAGTGACGGCGCTGCCTTTGTCCTTGTAATGAGCGAAGAAATGGTAAAAGAATTGAATTTAGAACCAATCGCAAGATTAGTCAACTTTGCTTCGGCGGGTGTTGAACCTAGAATTATGGGAATTGGACCGGTAAAAGCGATTCCAAAAGCCTTAAAACAAGCTGGATTACAATTAAAAGACATTGATTTAATAGAATTAAACGAAGCATTTGCATCTCAATCCTTGGCCGTAATTCGCGAATTGGACTTAAATCCTGATATCGTCAATGTAAACGGTGGAGCAATCGCCTTAGGTCACCCATTGGGATGTACTGGAGCCAAATTGTCTGTTCAATTATTCGATGAAATGAAACGAAGAGATAGCAAATACGGAATCGTTACCATGTGTGTAGGAACCGGACAAGGGACTGCAGGGATTTATGAGCTTCTTTAA